GTCTGTACTGCCCGACACCATTACACTTTTATCAGGACCGGGGTGTCCTGTCTGCGTGACCGCTCAAAAGGACATTGACGCCTATGTGTTGCTGGCACGCAGACCAGATGTAATTTTAACCACCTTTGGTGACCTGATGAAGGTGCCGGGGTCCGGTGCCAGCCTGGCTGCAGAAAAGGCCAACGGTGCGGATGTTCGTATGGTCTATTCCATTTTCGACGCTTTGGCCATTGCAAAGGAAAACCCAAACAAAGAGGTGGTCTTTTGTGCAGTGGGCTTTGAGACCACCATTCCAACCATTGCAGGGGCTGTGCTCATGGCCAAGGCCCAAGACGTAGATAATTTCAGCATTTACAGTGCAAATAAACTGACCCCACCGGCGTTGGCCGCGCTCATGGAGACCGACGGCGTCGAGATAGACGGGTTTATTCTGCCCGGACATGTATCGGTAATCACAGGCCTTGACGCATTTGCCCCGACCTTTGAAAGATACCGGATACCTTCCGTGGTTACAGGATTTGAGCCGGTGGATATCCTAAAAGCAGTGCTTAAACTGGTGGAACAAAATGAATCCAATACTCCGGAACTGATAAACGGCTATCCCCGAGCCGTAGCTGATGCCGGCAACCCCAAGGCCCGGGCAATCATGGAACAGGTGTTTGAAAAAGCCGATGCGCTCTGGCGTGGGATTGGAAGTATTCCGAATTCAGGCATGGTGCTCAGGGCGTCGTTTCAACAATTTGACGCTGCCAGGAAATTCGAGATGTCAATTCCGGATACCAAAGAACCTGCCGGATGCGACTGCGGCCGAATTTTAATGGGGCTAAAGCGGCCCGACCAATGTCGACTTTACAAAAAAGCCTGTACCCCCATGCATCCGGTGGGACCCTGCATGGTCTCCAGCGAGGGGGCTTGTGCAGCCTTTTACAAATACAGTCGATAATAAGACAAGGAAAATACAATGAAAGATAATGATACAATCCTTTTGGATCACGGTGCCGGAGGTAAAGTGTCCCATGCCATGTTTTCGGAATTAATTTTGCCTTTGTTTGATAACAAGCTGCTGGCAAAACAAGATGACGGAGCCGTTTTTGATATACCCGCCGGCCGGATGGCTTTTTCAACGGATTCCTATACCGTGGATCCCATTTTTTTTCCTGGCGGAAATATCGGCGAGCTTGCCGTGAACGGCACGGTCAATGATGTGGCGATGTGCGGAGCA
This window of the uncultured Desulfobacter sp. genome carries:
- the hypD gene encoding hydrogenase formation protein HypD, with product MNLTYNQDFKDPKISKALVARIREKSTRPLRLMEVCGTHTMAIFRYGIRSVLPDTITLLSGPGCPVCVTAQKDIDAYVLLARRPDVILTTFGDLMKVPGSGASLAAEKANGADVRMVYSIFDALAIAKENPNKEVVFCAVGFETTIPTIAGAVLMAKAQDVDNFSIYSANKLTPPALAALMETDGVEIDGFILPGHVSVITGLDAFAPTFERYRIPSVVTGFEPVDILKAVLKLVEQNESNTPELINGYPRAVADAGNPKARAIMEQVFEKADALWRGIGSIPNSGMVLRASFQQFDAARKFEMSIPDTKEPAGCDCGRILMGLKRPDQCRLYKKACTPMHPVGPCMVSSEGACAAFYKYSR